In a single window of the Candidatus Cloacimonadota bacterium genome:
- a CDS encoding Mrp/NBP35 family ATP-binding protein, which yields KHKIIILSGKGGVGKSTVAVNLAYSLAEKGKKVGILDVDIHGPSTAKLLGIEGKVLTSKKKGDRPEPIRVDENLYALTIASLLGSPDNPVIWRGPLKMKLIRQFLQDIEWPPLDYLIVDSPPGTGDEPLSAVQIIGKMDGAIIVSTPQDLSLLDARKTINFSRKVNVPVIGIIQNMTAFKCPYCGKLIDIFEGTGTEKAAKDFGVEILGKIPIDKKIVETGDRGKAYIKDYKDSESAKAMASIVDRIIEKI from the coding sequence AAGCATAAAATAATTATTCTCAGTGGAAAGGGTGGAGTTGGTAAAAGCACAGTGGCTGTAAATTTAGCTTATAGCTTAGCAGAAAAAGGGAAAAAAGTAGGCATTCTTGATGTAGATATTCACGGACCTTCTACCGCGAAGCTGCTGGGTATAGAGGGAAAGGTTTTAACTTCCAAGAAAAAAGGTGATAGACCTGAACCAATTCGTGTGGACGAAAATTTGTATGCACTGACAATTGCCTCACTTTTGGGCAGTCCTGATAATCCGGTAATCTGGCGTGGCCCTCTTAAGATGAAATTGATAAGACAATTCTTGCAGGATATAGAATGGCCCCCTTTAGATTACCTTATTGTTGATAGCCCGCCTGGAACAGGCGATGAGCCACTTTCTGCTGTTCAGATTATAGGAAAAATGGATGGAGCTATTATAGTTTCCACACCTCAAGACCTTTCCCTTCTTGATGCTCGTAAAACAATAAATTTTTCCCGTAAAGTGAATGTCCCAGTTATTGGCATTATTCAAAATATGACTGCTTTTAAATGTCCTTATTGCGGCAAATTAATTGATATTTTTGAAGGTACAGGAACAGAAAAAGCAGCAAAAGATTTTGGTGTAGAAATTCTGGGTAAAATCCCAATTGATAAAAAAATTGTTGAAACTGGTGACAGGGGTAAAGCATATATAAAAGATTATAAAGACTCAGAATCTGCAAAAGCAATGGCAAGCATAGTTGATAGAATAATAGAAAAGATTTAA
- a CDS encoding NifB/NifX family molybdenum-iron cluster-binding protein codes for MLKFAIPTIDKKLCAHFGRCNEFAIIDVHPVRNSATKQNAPDKYRETSNGVNNKITNTQFVKPPYHEPGVFPEWLHEQGVTHIISAGMGRKAQALFEENNIEVCIGAEAKTPEELVTDFVNNNLIVGENLCEH; via the coding sequence ATGCTCAAATTTGCAATACCAACGATAGATAAAAAACTATGTGCTCACTTTGGACGGTGTAACGAATTTGCAATTATTGATGTTCACCCCGTTAGAAATAGCGCCACTAAGCAAAATGCTCCCGACAAATATCGGGAGACTTCTAACGGGGTAAATAACAAAATAACAAATACTCAATTCGTTAAACCGCCTTATCATGAACCTGGAGTTTTTCCCGAATGGCTTCACGAACAAGGTGTAACACATATTATTTCAGCAGGAATGGGAAGAAAAGCCCAAGCATTGTTTGAAGAAAATAATATTGAAGTTTGTATTGGTGCAGAAGCAAAAACACCCGAGGAATTAGTTACAGATTTTGTAAATAATAATTTAATCGTTGGTGAAAATTTATGTGAACATTAA